The DNA region CAAGGATCGAACCACTGTTGTTGAGGTTCGATCACCGCGGCCTCCGCTAGAAGTACTGAACGGCCTCGACGCCTGGTTAAAGCAACGGGGCTGGAGCCAGCAGGGGGGGGACGTTGATCGCTGCCTGTTGGAGTACAGGGGAGAGGTGGCCAGCAGTGCCCCTCTGGCGATCCTGCTTTCACTGCTGGGAACAGTCGGTGCTGGCAGCCTTGGACTCGTCGTCCGACAGATGAACCCATCATTCAACTGGTGGCCTCTACTGATGGCCGCTCTCGGCCCCTTGGCTGGTTGGATCTACACCCAACGCGCAAGACGCGTGGAGGAGATTCAAATCCGTTTGATCGAACCCGACGTAGGCGAGGGAAGCACACTTCGACTGCGTGCCCATCGCGATGAGCTCATCGCCCTGGAGCTCGCCCTTGCCGATCCGCTGGAACTGGCTAGCGATGGGGCGCTGCTGACATCGCCGATCTGACGTGATTCCGCTACGGCTGGTCCTGACTCCAGCATTGGTGGTTGCAGGACTGATCTTGTCGATGGTGATCGCAACCGCCGCCAAAGCACCACATCCGCAGGAGGAAGACCCTCTCACCGGAGTCAGGGTTGCGTTGCCAGCCAGCTGGACCGGCACAACAACACCCTCAGAGGCCATGGAGATTCTGGTTCTTGCAGGGCATGCCGACTCCCAGGGAATCGAAGGAGCCGGGACCGCGGGAGCCGCCGTTGACCGTGGAGGAGCCCGCCCCATGGATCCGCGCATGCGCGATGAACTGTTCTGGAATCGGCGCGTTCGTGATGCAGTCGTGAAAACAGGGCAGGCCCGCGGACTCAAGATCCTTTCCTATGAACCGGATCAACTCACCATTCCGAATGAAGAAGATCCACGCACCAACTGGTCGGTGGGGCGACGCCATCACGATGCAGGTGGCTACGCCCTGGAGATCCATTTCGATGCCTACGGCAACCACGGCGTCGGCTCAGGCCTGATCCCCAACGTGCGCAGTCCAGCGACGAGGATTGACGAGAGCTTGGCCCTCAATTTCGGGCGCTATCCCATTAGCTTCCGCGGCGGCCTTGGAGCCCCCAGACGAGGCATCAGCATTCTCGAGATCGGCAAACTAGAGGGACAGCTGGAGCGGAAGCTGCGGGATCCGCAAAGCCGCAATGCGGTCGTCGCAGCACTGGCCCTTCGGATCGTTGATGCCATCGAAATGGGCATCGGGAGAACCTCAGCAAACCAATGGCTCAGTTCACCGCCTGATGCGGACGACAACGCTCCTCAAGAGACGGATCGTCGAACCAATGCTGAGGACGGGTGAACAAATCCGTGAGAAGAGCTTCGCGAGACCCCTCCTCCGCCTGATAGCCATATTCCCAGCGGGCCAAAGGTGGCAGAGACATCAGGATCGATTCGGTGCGGCCATTGGTCTGCAATCCGAAGATCGTTCCGCGATCCCAGACAAGGTTGAATTCCACATATCTGCCACGTCGGTACAGCTGAAACTGACGCTCACGGTCTCCGTAGGAGAGACCATTGCGCTTGTCGACAATCGGCGTATAGGCGGGAAGGAAGGCTGTTCCGTTGGCCTTCGCCAAATCATGCAGCTGTTCCCAGGAGAGATTGACTGAACCGATCTCAGCCGCTTTGCGAGCAGCTGGGCCCTCTGGGTCCTGGCCACGGTAAAGACGACCAGAACCATCCTGGTAGTCGTAAAAAATGCCGCCGATCCCCCTCGTCTCTTGGCGATGCTTCAAGAAGAAGTACTCATCACACCAGGGCTTGAACACCTGGTAAAGACGCTCATCGACTGAATCGCAGGCCTGTTGATGGCTGCGATGAAAATGTCGGGCATCCTCAAGAAAGGGGTAGTAAGGCGTGAGATCAGCACCACCTCCGAACCACCAGACCGGTCCAGCCTCGAAGTAGCGGTAGTTGAGATGCACCGTAGGAACAAATGGATTTCTGGGATGCAGAACCATGGAAGTACCGGTGGCAAACCACGGATGCCCTTTGGCCTCGGGCCGCTGTTTGAGGATTGAAGGTGGCAATTCCTTGCCGTGCACCTCGGAGAAGTTCACTCCCCCTTGCTCGAAGATGCGGCCTTCACGCATCACACGGGAACGGCCACCTCCTCCTTCAGGCCGATCCCAGCTCTCCTCCTGGAACCTTCCCACACCATCGATCTTCTCCAGGCCTGAGCAGATCTCATCCTGAAGACCCATCACCAGCGCACGGGCACGCTCCCGAGAGTCGGCAGGAGGACGATCTCCGGAGATAGCCGCAGGCGACGAGGGCACTGCCCCGAGCATCCGGCCCTTGAGACGCTTGAGCAGGGAACGGACCATGGTCGACAGTGTCGGTGAACTCTCGACCATTTCAGCCCAGCACCGTCTCCGACAAGTTCGTGTGAAGGACTGTCATGGAAAAGCGCCCCTAGGATCCAGCCAACGAATGGGACGCATGACCACTGCGGAACAGGCCACTCAGGCGCTCAGCGACCTCCGCGATGCGGGCAGTGACCGTTCTCTGTTGGACCTCGGTTGGCTCGACCAGGTGCGGGTGGCCCCTCCACGGGCAGTGATCCGGCTGAACCTGCCTGGATTCGCCCAGAACCAGCGTGATCAGATTGTTAATGGTGCAAGGCAACGACTCCTGCAACTGGAGGGCATCGATGATGTCCAGATTGAACTAGGTCAACCACCCTCCCAAGGAGGAATCGGACAGGCAGGCCACGGCCAGGTCGCCGAACGACAGTCGATTCCTGGCGTCCGCCACGTGATCGCTGTCAGCAGCGGCAAGGGTGGCGTCGGCAAAAGCACGGTGGCGGTGAATCTGGCCTGTTCGTTGGCCGTGCGCGGTTTGAAGGTAGGTCTTCTGGATGCCGATATCTATGGCCCCAACGCCCCAACCATGCTCGGTGTGGCTGACCGCACACCCGAGGTGAGCGGCAGCGGAGACAACCAGTGCATGCAGCCGATCGAGACCTGCGGCGTTGCGATGGTGTCCATGGGTCTGCTGATTGAAGAGAACCAGCCCGTGATCTGGCGCGGGCCGATGCTCAACGGGATCATTCGCCAGTTTCTCTATCAAGTGCAGTGGGGAGAGCGTGATGTCTTGGTGGTTGACCTACCTCCGGGCACCGGTGATGCGCAATTGTCGTTAGCCCAGGCCGTTCCCATGACTGGCGTTGTGATCGTGACCACCCCCCAGCAGGTGGCCCTTCAAGATGCGCGACGCGGACTAGCCATGTTCCGCCAGATGAACATCCCAGTGCTTGGTGTGGTCGAAAACATGAGCGCGTTCATTCCTCCCGACCAGCCCGATCGGCGATATGCCTTGTTCGGCTCAGGCGGTGGCCAGACTCTCGCCAATGCCTTCGACGTCCCACTTTTGGCCCAAGTCCCCATGGAGATGCCTGTCCAGGAAGGCGGTGATCAGGGCAGACCGATCACGCTGTCCAAGCCCGACTCGGTCAGCGCCAAAACATTTCTGGCGCTTGCTGATCGTCTCTCACCGATGGTGACCAGCGAAGCCTGATCATGGTTTCCGGAGTCGGCCTCAGCGGACAACCCCTATTCAGAAGGCATGGCAAACGGCGGGGTCGTGGTCGCGAGCGGGACTGGATTCTCTGGGGTATTCCCCTGGCCATGGTCGCCGTAGCTGGAATTCTGATTGCCAGCACACAGCGTCAGGCGGATTACGCCGATTGGTATCACCACTGGATTACTGCCGGTGTTGGTGTGGGAATCGCATTGCTGCTGGCACGGCTGTCATTACTGCGACTCCGGCCCCTGCTGATCCCTATCTACGGACTCACAGTGGTCAGCCTTATCGCCGTTCGAATGATTGGCACGACAGCGCTGGGTGCCCAACGCTGGATCAGCATTGGAGGCGTGCATGTCCAACCCTCCGAATTCGCGAAGTTGGCGGCCATCCTGTTGCTGGCAGCCGTGTTGGATCGACACCCTGTTGAACGTCCGGTGGATCTTCTCAGGCCACTGGGCGTGATTTCACTCCCCTGGCTGCTGGTGTTCATCCAGCCCGACCTGGGCACATCGCTGGTATTCGGGGCGCTGCTATTAACAATGCTCTATTGGTCGGGGATGCCTTTCGAGTGGCTGGTTCTACTGCTCTCCCCCTTGATCACGG from Synechococcus sp. UW179A includes:
- a CDS encoding cofactor assembly of complex C subunit B, producing the protein MPSPQTSTLLLTALLGIGLVFFLRAASKDRTTVVEVRSPRPPLEVLNGLDAWLKQRGWSQQGGDVDRCLLEYRGEVASSAPLAILLSLLGTVGAGSLGLVVRQMNPSFNWWPLLMAALGPLAGWIYTQRARRVEEIQIRLIEPDVGEGSTLRLRAHRDELIALELALADPLELASDGALLTSPI
- a CDS encoding N-acetylmuramoyl-L-alanine amidase, whose product is MIPLRLVLTPALVVAGLILSMVIATAAKAPHPQEEDPLTGVRVALPASWTGTTTPSEAMEILVLAGHADSQGIEGAGTAGAAVDRGGARPMDPRMRDELFWNRRVRDAVVKTGQARGLKILSYEPDQLTIPNEEDPRTNWSVGRRHHDAGGYALEIHFDAYGNHGVGSGLIPNVRSPATRIDESLALNFGRYPISFRGGLGAPRRGISILEIGKLEGQLERKLRDPQSRNAVVAALALRIVDAIEMGIGRTSANQWLSSPPDADDNAPQETDRRTNAEDG
- the hemF gene encoding oxygen-dependent coproporphyrinogen oxidase is translated as MVRSLLKRLKGRMLGAVPSSPAAISGDRPPADSRERARALVMGLQDEICSGLEKIDGVGRFQEESWDRPEGGGGRSRVMREGRIFEQGGVNFSEVHGKELPPSILKQRPEAKGHPWFATGTSMVLHPRNPFVPTVHLNYRYFEAGPVWWFGGGADLTPYYPFLEDARHFHRSHQQACDSVDERLYQVFKPWCDEYFFLKHRQETRGIGGIFYDYQDGSGRLYRGQDPEGPAARKAAEIGSVNLSWEQLHDLAKANGTAFLPAYTPIVDKRNGLSYGDRERQFQLYRRGRYVEFNLVWDRGTIFGLQTNGRTESILMSLPPLARWEYGYQAEEGSREALLTDLFTRPQHWFDDPSLEERCRPHQAVN
- a CDS encoding Mrp/NBP35 family ATP-binding protein, producing the protein MTTAEQATQALSDLRDAGSDRSLLDLGWLDQVRVAPPRAVIRLNLPGFAQNQRDQIVNGARQRLLQLEGIDDVQIELGQPPSQGGIGQAGHGQVAERQSIPGVRHVIAVSSGKGGVGKSTVAVNLACSLAVRGLKVGLLDADIYGPNAPTMLGVADRTPEVSGSGDNQCMQPIETCGVAMVSMGLLIEENQPVIWRGPMLNGIIRQFLYQVQWGERDVLVVDLPPGTGDAQLSLAQAVPMTGVVIVTTPQQVALQDARRGLAMFRQMNIPVLGVVENMSAFIPPDQPDRRYALFGSGGGQTLANAFDVPLLAQVPMEMPVQEGGDQGRPITLSKPDSVSAKTFLALADRLSPMVTSEA